Proteins co-encoded in one Quercus robur chromosome 8, dhQueRobu3.1, whole genome shotgun sequence genomic window:
- the LOC126697279 gene encoding chlorophyll a-b binding protein 6, chloroplastic yields MAANTLMSCGIATTAFPSVLSSSKSKFATATPLSSVGANASSRFTMSAEWMPGQPRPKHLDGSAPGDFGFDPLGLGEVPENLERFKESELIHCRWCMLAVPGVLVPEALGLGNWVQAQEWAAVPGGQATYLGNPVPWGNLPTILAIEFLAISFVEHQRSMEKDPEKKKYPGGAFDPLGYSKDPKKFEEYKVKEIKNGRLAILAFLGFCVQQSAYPGTGPLENLASHLADPWHNNIGNVIIPRGL; encoded by the exons ATGGCTGCCAACACATTGATGAGCTGTGGCATCGCCACCACAGCTTTCCCATCAGTCCTCTCTTCTTCAAAGTCCAAATTTGCCACAGCTACCCCTCTTTCTAGTGTTGGTGCCAATGCCTCGTCCCGCTTTACCATGTCAGCCGAGTGGATGCCAGGTCAGCCTCGGCCTAAACACCTCGATGGCTCGGCACCCGG GGACTTTGGATTTGACCCACTTGGGCTAGGTGAAGTTCCAGAGAACCTTGAAAGATTTAAGGAATCCGAACTCATCCACTGCAGATGGTGTATGCTTGCTGTT CCAGGAGTCCTAGTACCAGAGGCATTGGGATTGGGCAACTGGGTGCAGGCTCAGGAGTGGGCTGCAGTTCCAGGAGGCCAAGCCACATACTTGGGAAACCCAGTGCCATGGGGTAACCTTCCCACCATTTTGGCTATTGAATTCCTTGCAATTTCCTTCGTTGAGCACCAACGTAGCATGGAGAAAGACCCCGAGAAGAAGAAGTACCCTGGTGGTGCTTTTGACCCCTTGGGCTACTCCAAGGACCCTAAAAAATTCGAGGAATACAAGGTCAAAGAGATTAAAAATG GTCGGCTTGCAATTTTGGCTTTTTTGGGGTTCTGCGTTCAACAATCAGCTTATCCTGGCACAGGACCATTGGAGAACTTGGCTTCTCACTTGGCTGACCCATGGCACAACAACATTGGGAATGTGATTATCCCAAGAGGGTTGTAA
- the LOC126697280 gene encoding uncharacterized protein LOC126697280, translating to MATAPLFSPSTPISARRCYSTRAQAFKTTTSIKKGRVVGNLGHLGEVVRKDVDFLKKGIRRGMEWANEALQVRRVSKTLDDLLWLRHLEEPQAPTLEPRPWPQPCYPELSGVDLFMADLKALEAYAGYFYYLSKIWSKPLPEVYDPQYVDDYFGCRPHLVAFRLLEVFSSFASAAIRIRASGIRKYLKLRSDKDIDGNISQYKFGMVLKETMLSLGPTFIKVGQSLSTRPDIIGTEISKALSELHDQIPPFPRNVAMKIIEEEFGSPVESFFSYISNEPVAAASFGQVYRGSTLDGVSVAVKVQRPNLRHLVVRDVYILRLGLGLLQRIAKRKSDLRLYADELGKGLVGELDYTLEAANATKFLEAHLPFPFIRVPKVFQHLTRKRVLTMEWIIGESPTDLLSVSTGNSIDHGSRYTERQQFDAKRRLLDLVNKGVEASLVQLLETGLLHADPHPGNLRYTSTGQIGFLDFGLLCQMEKKHQYAMLASIVHIVNGDWESLVRALTEMDVVRPGTNIRRVTMDLEYALGEVEFRDGIPDVKFSRVLGKIWSVALKYQFRMPPYYTLVLRSLASLEGLAVAADKNFKTFEAAYPYVVQKLLTDNSAATKRILHSVVLNRKKEFQWQRLALFLRVGATRKGLPKVIVSNNETSLDYVPNREYDVANLILRLLPSKDGAVLRRLLMTADGASLIQAMVSKEAKFFRQQLCRVIADILYQWMCEALGQDVRITQYSSQVRLVTGPDNRELRPSSRLSTPICDYKSILRDRRLKVIFLAVLNSMRRDLVLTVRFCWASFVMFVTASALACHRILVSLSETYIGPVPFAPRQFAVSA from the exons ATGGCGACGGCACCGTTATTTTCGCCGTCGACTCCAATCTCTGCTCGGCGCTGCTACTCGACGCGAGCGCAAGCCTTCAAAACGACGACGTCGATTAAGAAGGGACGCGTGGTAGGGAATTTGGGACACTTGGGCGAGGTGGTTCGCAAGGACGTGGATTTTCTGAAGAAAGGTATAAGAAGAGGAATGGAGTGGGCGAACGAAGCTCTTCAAGTTCGTCGTGTATCCAAAACCCTAGACGACCTCTTGTGGCTTCGCCACCTCGAAGAGCCTCAGGCTCCTACATTGGAGCCTCGGCCTTGGCCTCAACCTTGCTATCCAG AATTGTCTGGTGTGGATTTGTTCATGGCTGATCTCAAAGCGTTGGAGGCTTACGCTGGTTATTTCTACTATCTTTCTAAGATTTGGTCTAAGCCGCTTCCTGAAGTCTATGATCCACAATATGTTGATGACTATTTTGGTTGCAGGCCTCATCTAGTGGCTTTTCGACTTCTTGAG GTATTTTCCTCCTTTGCATCTGCTGCAATCAGAATTCGAGCCTCTGGGATTAGAAAGTACTTAAAATTGAGATCAGATAAGGATATTGACGGGAACATATCACAATACAAATTTGGAATGGTGTTAAAAGAGACAATGCTAAGCCTGGGTCCCACCTTCATCAAAG TTGGTCAGTCCCTTTCCACAAGGCCAGATATTATTGGTACTGAGATTTCCAAG GCATTGTCTGAGCTGCACGATCAAATACCTCCTTTTCCCAGGAATGTCGCTATGAAAATTATTGAGGAGGAATTTGGTTCTCCTGTGGAATCATTCTTTAGCTACATCTCTAATGAACCTGTAGCTGCAGCGTCATTTGGTCAG GTCTACCGTGGGAGTACTCTTGATGGAGTTAGTGTTGCTGTGAAAGTTCAGCGTCCTAATTTGCGTCATCTGGTTGTGCGGGATGTCTATATTCTTCGCCTTGGG CTGGGGCTATTGCAAAGGATagcaaagagaaaaagtgaccTCCGCTTATATGCTGATGAGCTTGGGAAAGGTTTGGTTGGGGAATTGGATTACACTTTAGAGGCTGCAAATGCTACAAAGTTTCTG GAAGCTCATTTGCCCTTTCCATTTATTCGTGTGCCAAAAGTGTTTCAACATTTGACTCGAAAGAGAGTTTTGACTATGGAGTGGATAATTGGTGAAAGTCCAACTGATTTACTTTCTGTATCTACTGGAAACTCCATTGATCATGGTTCTCGATATACAGAGAGGCAGCAATTTGATGCGAAAAGGCGTCTTCTTGATCTG GTGAACAAAGGAGTGGAGGCATCATTAGTTCAACTCCTTGAAACAGGCTTATTGCATGCTGATCCACATCCAGGAAACTTGCGTTACACATCCACAGGGCAAATAGG GTTTCTGGATTTTGGTTTGCTATGTCAGATGGAAAAGAAGCATCAATATGCTATGCTTGCATCCATAGTGCACATAGTAAATGGGGATTGGGAATCCCTTGTTCGTGCTCTGACTGAAATGGATGTTGTGAGGCCAGGGACTAACATCCGACGTGTTACAATG GATCTGGAATATGCCTTGGGAGAAGTAGAATTTAGAGATGGAATTCCTGATGTGAAGTTCAGCAGG GTTCTGGGAAAAATCTGGTCTGTGGCCCTCAAATATCAGTTTCGCATGCCACCATACTACACCCTTGTCCTGCGTTCTCTTGCTTCCTTGGAAG GTTTGGCAGTAGCAgcagataaaaattttaagacatTTGAAGCTGCATACCCATACGTTGTTCAGAAACTTCTCACTGATAATTCAGCTGCAACAAAGAGGATTTTACATTCG GTTGTCTTAAACAGAAAGAAGGAATTCCAGTGGCAGAGGCTTGCTCTCTTCTTAAGAGTAGGTGCAACTAG GAAAGGCTTGCCCAAGGTGATAGTATCAAACAATGAGACTTCCCTTGACTATGTACCAAATAGGGAATATGATGTTGCAAACTTGATCTTGAGGCTTTTACCATCTAAAGATGGTGCTGTGCTAAGAAGACTCTTAATGACTGCA GATGGAGCTTCACTAATCCAAGCAATGGTTTCCAAGGAGGCCAAATTCTTCCGCCAGCAACTCTGCAGGGTCATTGCTGACATATTGTACCAATGGATGTGCGAAGCACTTGGACAAGATGTTAGAATAACCCAATACAGTTCCCAGGTGAGATTAGTGACGGGACCTGACAACAGAGAGCTACGTCCATCTTCCAGATTATCTACACCCATATGTGATTATAAGTCCATCTTGAGAGATCGGCGGCTCAAAGTAATTTTTCTGGCGGTACTAAACTCCATGAGGAGAGATCTGGTATTGACCGTGAGGTTCTGCTGGGCTTCCTTTGTAATGTTTGTCACAGCTTCTGCTTTGGCTTGTCATCGGATTTTAGTCTCTTTGTCCGAAACTTACATTGGACCAGTACCATTTGCTCCCAGGCAATTTGCTGTCAGTGCTTGA